The following proteins come from a genomic window of Nostoc sp. ATCC 53789:
- a CDS encoding class I SAM-dependent methyltransferase has product MPESLTKLTYQTFQQGKNYFGLAHKILSSQLRNLVYPTLEQKTKPIPNELLVQLQQRLNQLLETDWQDAQKGVYPESLLFDNPWQDFFSYYPLMWLDSPQIWERVKQQNYQDFSPEIDTDGYPSYYVQNFHHQSDGYLSDLSANLYDLQVEILFGGAADAMRRRILAPLKQGLKASDSVTPKQVRILDVACGTGRTLKLIRAALSQASLFGTDLSPAYLRKANELLSQIPGELPQLLQGNAEELPYVDDYFHAVTSVFLFHELPASVRQTVIEQCFRVTKPGGVFIICDSIQLSDSPELEHIMDSFPETFHEPYYRHYTTDNLLERLQRVGFENIEIQTHFMSKYFIAHKPA; this is encoded by the coding sequence ATGCCTGAGAGTTTAACTAAGCTGACTTATCAGACCTTTCAGCAGGGTAAAAATTACTTTGGTCTGGCTCACAAGATATTAAGTTCACAGTTGAGGAACCTGGTGTATCCGACACTTGAACAAAAGACCAAACCCATCCCAAATGAGCTTTTAGTCCAGCTTCAACAGAGATTGAACCAGCTGCTCGAAACAGACTGGCAAGATGCCCAAAAAGGTGTCTACCCCGAAAGTTTATTGTTTGATAACCCCTGGCAAGACTTTTTTTCCTACTATCCTCTGATGTGGCTAGATTCTCCTCAAATCTGGGAGCGGGTTAAACAACAAAATTATCAAGATTTTTCGCCCGAAATTGACACTGATGGTTATCCCAGCTACTACGTGCAGAACTTCCATCACCAAAGCGATGGCTACTTGAGTGACTTGTCAGCCAATTTATATGACTTACAAGTAGAAATTCTTTTTGGTGGGGCAGCTGATGCGATGCGGCGGCGAATTCTCGCTCCTCTCAAGCAAGGGCTGAAAGCTTCTGATTCGGTTACACCAAAGCAAGTCCGTATTTTGGATGTAGCTTGTGGAACTGGGCGGACTTTAAAGTTAATTCGGGCAGCCTTGTCTCAAGCATCTCTGTTTGGCACAGATTTGTCACCAGCCTATTTGCGGAAAGCAAATGAACTACTATCGCAAATCCCAGGAGAACTGCCGCAACTTTTGCAAGGGAATGCCGAAGAGTTACCTTATGTAGATGATTATTTTCATGCTGTAACTTCTGTTTTTCTCTTTCATGAGTTACCAGCATCTGTACGTCAGACAGTTATTGAGCAATGCTTCCGGGTGACAAAACCAGGAGGAGTCTTTATTATCTGTGACTCAATTCAGTTGAGTGATTCACCTGAGTTGGAACATATAATGGATTCTTTTCCGGAAACTTTCCATGAACCCTATTACAGGCATTACACCACTGATAACTTGCTAGAGCGTTTACAGAGAGTAGGCTTTGAGAATATTGAGATACAAACCCATTTTATGAGTAAGTATTTCATTGCTCATAAGCCAGCTTGA